One segment of Dolichospermum sp. DET69 DNA contains the following:
- a CDS encoding UPF0175 family protein: MSIVITDEVLQTIQMSDKELVQEIAILLFEQERFTLGQASHFVGMNQLEFQRLLASRKIPIHYDIAEFREDVKSLKANNWR, translated from the coding sequence ATGAGTATTGTGATTACAGATGAAGTTTTGCAGACAATTCAAATGTCTGATAAAGAATTAGTGCAAGAAATAGCAATTTTGCTCTTTGAACAAGAACGGTTTACTTTAGGACAAGCGAGTCATTTTGTAGGAATGAATCAACTTGAATTTCAACGATTACTTGCTAGTCGAAAAATTCCCATTCACTATGATATTGCTGAATTTAGGGAAGATGTAAAGAGTTTGAAAGCTAATAATTGGCGATGA
- a CDS encoding DUF3368 domain-containing protein encodes MIIISNTSPISNLAAIGQLTLLQQLYGKVIIPQAVDQEILASGSTDPGTLALETLNWIEVIPVTNVVLFQTLQTILDPGEAEAIALAVELNADRLIIDERKGRNEAIKSGLQVTGILGIVLAAKQQGFISLVKPILDDLITNGFWIREQLYAEVLLVAGE; translated from the coding sequence ATGATTATTATTAGCAATACATCACCTATCAGTAACCTCGCTGCGATTGGACAATTAACTTTGTTGCAGCAACTTTATGGTAAGGTCATTATTCCACAAGCAGTTGATCAGGAAATTCTTGCTTCTGGTAGTACAGATCCGGGTACACTAGCACTTGAAACTCTCAATTGGATTGAAGTTATCCCAGTTACAAATGTTGTTCTATTTCAGACTCTACAAACAATTTTAGATCCAGGTGAAGCAGAAGCGATAGCTCTTGCTGTTGAGTTAAATGCTGATAGACTGATTATTGATGAACGAAAAGGTAGAAATGAAGCAATAAAGTCCGGTTTACAGGTTACTGGAATCTTAGGTATTGTATTAGCAGCTAAACAACAAGGATTTATTTCACTGGTAAAACCTATATTAGATGATTTGATTACTAATGGTTTCTGGATTCGTGAACAGTTGTATGCAGAAGTTTTATTAGTTGCAGGAGAATAG
- a CDS encoding PD-(D/E)XK nuclease family protein, with the protein MSLDKQRELLESFIVDNEDLEELEAKLAEFNIFEAIGVVRQEIRHSNFLAFLLDPSQNHRH; encoded by the coding sequence TTGAGTTTAGACAAACAACGAGAATTACTAGAAAGTTTCATAGTTGATAATGAAGATTTAGAAGAACTAGAAGCAAAACTGGCTGAATTCAATATTTTTGAAGCTATTGGTGTAGTCAGACAAGAAATTAGACATTCAAATTTTTTAGCATTTCTTTTAGATCCATCTCAAAATCATAGACATTGA
- a CDS encoding dephospho-CoA kinase, whose product MTKNLIGLTGGIATGKSTVANYLATTYNLPILDADIYARDAVSVGSPILSQIAEKYGTEILLNDGNLNRAKLGEIIFHQPEKRDWVERVIHPYVRNCFDKDIKESSANTLILVIPLLFEANLENLVNQIWVVSCSAQQQQQRLIERNNLTPEQAAARINSQLPIAEKIARADVVLDNCGNLESLLQQIDKVLLQDSTLLELI is encoded by the coding sequence ATGACTAAAAACTTAATTGGTTTAACTGGGGGAATTGCGACGGGTAAAAGTACAGTGGCTAATTATTTAGCTACAACTTATAATTTGCCGATTTTAGATGCAGATATTTATGCTAGAGATGCGGTATCTGTAGGTTCTCCTATTTTGTCACAAATTGCTGAAAAATATGGTACAGAAATTCTTTTAAATGATGGTAATTTAAATAGAGCAAAATTAGGAGAAATTATTTTTCATCAACCAGAAAAACGTGATTGGGTAGAAAGGGTAATTCATCCCTATGTGAGAAATTGTTTTGATAAAGATATTAAAGAATCCTCTGCAAATACTTTAATTTTAGTGATTCCTTTATTATTTGAAGCTAATTTAGAAAATCTAGTTAATCAAATTTGGGTGGTATCTTGTTCAGCACAACAGCAACAACAGCGATTAATAGAACGCAATAATTTAACACCAGAACAAGCAGCAGCGAGAATTAATAGTCAATTACCTATTGCGGAAAAAATTGCTCGTGCTGATGTGGTTTTAGATAATTGTGGTAATTTAGAATCACTTTTACAACAAATTGATAAAGTTTTATTGCAAGATTCAACACTTTTGGAACTGATATAA
- a CDS encoding uroporphyrinogen-III synthase yields the protein MNYNLSLSPLAGKTILVTRSVGQSNQFSDRLISAGANVIEMPALEIGPPSSWEALDQAILQLSTFNWLILTSSNGGEYFFERLEKSGQDKNALEGVKIAVVGEKTAQSLQKQNIQADFIPPDFVADSLVENFPESLTGKKILFPRVESGGREVLVKELTAKGAEVIEVPAYESCCPQSIPAAAEYALVNNNVDIITFASSKTVLFFSQLTAHIFTYNPENFARVCIASIGPQTSKTCQTIFGRVDIEAEEYTLEGLTNAIIKWTNH from the coding sequence ATGAATTATAATCTTTCTCTATCTCCTCTTGCTGGTAAAACTATTTTAGTTACCCGTTCTGTGGGACAATCAAATCAATTTAGCGATCGCTTAATCTCCGCAGGCGCTAATGTGATAGAAATGCCAGCTTTAGAAATTGGACCCCCTAGCAGTTGGGAGGCTTTAGATCAGGCAATTTTGCAGTTATCAACTTTTAATTGGTTAATTCTCACTTCTAGTAATGGTGGAGAATACTTTTTTGAAAGATTAGAAAAATCCGGTCAAGATAAAAATGCCTTAGAGGGTGTAAAAATTGCAGTCGTTGGGGAAAAAACAGCCCAAAGTTTACAAAAACAAAATATTCAAGCTGACTTTATTCCTCCTGATTTTGTTGCTGATTCTTTAGTAGAGAATTTTCCCGAATCATTAACAGGGAAAAAGATATTATTTCCCAGAGTTGAAAGTGGGGGAAGAGAAGTATTAGTGAAAGAATTAACCGCAAAAGGTGCAGAAGTAATTGAAGTTCCCGCTTATGAATCTTGCTGTCCTCAAAGTATCCCGGCTGCGGCTGAATATGCTTTAGTTAATAATAATGTAGATATTATTACTTTTGCCAGTTCTAAAACAGTCCTATTTTTCTCGCAATTAACAGCACATATATTTACCTATAATCCTGAAAATTTTGCCAGAGTTTGTATAGCTTCCATTGGTCCCCAAACTTCAAAAACTTGTCAGACTATATTTGGGAGAGTAGATATTGAAGCGGAAGAATATACTTTAGAAGGCTTAACAAATGCCATAATTAAATGGACAAATCATTGA
- the cobA gene encoding uroporphyrinogen-III C-methyltransferase produces MIRETGKVYLVGAGPGDVEYLTVKAYRLLASAQVLVYDALVDGQLLDCVPVDCLKIDVGKRGGKPSTSQTEINDLLVKYCLDKKQVVRLKSGDPLIFGRCILEIAALKNAGCEFEIIPGISSALAAPLLAGIPLTDNVLSRCFAVCTAHEPETLNWEALASLETLVILMGGKNLPEIIQQLIKYKKSDSTPIAIIRWAGTPNQEIWIGELGNILAQTAGLSLSPAVIVIGEVVRLRDSL; encoded by the coding sequence ATGATTAGAGAAACAGGTAAAGTTTATCTTGTTGGTGCAGGTCCTGGAGATGTAGAGTATTTAACTGTTAAAGCCTATCGTCTGTTAGCATCTGCTCAGGTATTGGTGTATGATGCTTTGGTTGATGGTCAATTATTAGATTGTGTCCCGGTTGATTGTCTAAAAATAGATGTTGGTAAACGTGGAGGTAAACCCAGCACTTCCCAAACAGAAATTAATGATTTACTAGTAAAATATTGTTTAGATAAAAAACAAGTTGTGAGACTAAAATCTGGAGATCCTTTGATATTTGGGCGCTGTATTTTAGAAATTGCGGCTTTAAAAAATGCAGGTTGTGAATTTGAAATCATTCCCGGAATTTCTTCGGCATTAGCAGCACCATTATTAGCCGGAATTCCCCTCACGGATAATGTTCTTAGTCGTTGTTTTGCTGTCTGTACAGCCCATGAGCCAGAAACTTTAAACTGGGAAGCATTAGCAAGCTTAGAAACTTTAGTAATTTTGATGGGGGGAAAAAATTTACCAGAAATAATCCAGCAACTGATAAAATATAAAAAATCTGATTCTACCCCGATTGCTATTATCCGTTGGGCTGGAACACCCAATCAAGAAATCTGGATAGGAGAACTGGGAAATATCCTCGCACAAACTGCTGGTTTATCTCTCTCTCCTGCGGTTATAGTTATTGGTGAAGTTGTCCGATTACGCGATTCTCTGTAA
- a CDS encoding response regulator transcription factor: MSAQLLLVDDEPGLREAVKEYLQESGFRVQTASNAREGWDWMQQNTADLVISDIMMPQVDGYQFLKQMRDDPRFQALPVVFLTAKGMTGDRIQGYHAGVDAYLPKPFDPDELVAIVENLLARRSAQTPKTGEDSETPNLADLANQIAQIRILLTHRSAISQTPAPFKIDLTPREQSVLNLVAEGLMNKEIARRLETSVRNVEKYVSRLFSKTGTNSRTELVRFALEHGLAK; this comes from the coding sequence ATGTCAGCACAATTGTTACTGGTAGATGACGAACCGGGATTGCGGGAAGCCGTCAAAGAATATTTACAAGAAAGCGGTTTTAGGGTTCAAACTGCCAGTAATGCCCGTGAAGGTTGGGACTGGATGCAACAGAACACCGCTGATTTAGTCATTTCTGATATCATGATGCCCCAAGTGGATGGCTATCAGTTCCTCAAGCAAATGCGAGATGACCCCCGCTTTCAAGCCTTACCAGTGGTATTTTTAACCGCTAAAGGCATGACAGGCGATCGCATTCAAGGCTACCATGCCGGAGTAGATGCTTATTTACCCAAGCCTTTTGATCCTGATGAGTTAGTCGCCATAGTGGAAAACTTACTAGCACGTCGCAGCGCCCAAACCCCCAAAACCGGAGAAGATAGCGAAACCCCAAATCTTGCCGATTTGGCTAATCAAATCGCTCAAATTAGAATACTATTAACTCATAGAAGTGCCATATCCCAAACCCCAGCCCCTTTTAAAATAGATTTGACTCCTAGAGAGCAAAGTGTTTTAAACCTGGTAGCAGAAGGATTAATGAATAAAGAAATTGCCCGTCGCTTAGAAACAAGCGTCCGCAACGTCGAAAAATATGTTAGCCGTTTATTTAGTAAAACTGGTACTAATAGCCGGACAGAGTTAGTTCGTTTTGCTCTAGAACATGGTCTAGCTAAGTAA
- a CDS encoding Npun_R1517 family heterocyst differentiation transcriptional regulator: MNSKALPRQINNPEVGVYECEIHLKFRLIEEKSLLSDREQLLQVLLEALTEGSDDFLETLQASVKAQEISEFKASPQMRRQLMRLRNFADTIQ, translated from the coding sequence ATGAACTCTAAAGCATTACCACGTCAAATAAATAATCCTGAAGTAGGTGTTTACGAGTGTGAAATTCACCTCAAATTCCGTTTGATTGAGGAAAAGAGTCTGTTGAGTGATCGTGAACAATTGTTACAAGTATTACTAGAGGCTTTAACCGAAGGATCTGATGATTTTTTAGAAACCTTACAAGCATCTGTTAAAGCTCAGGAGATTTCGGAGTTTAAAGCCTCTCCACAAATGCGTCGCCAACTTATGCGTTTACGCAATTTCGCTGATACTATTCAATAG
- a CDS encoding NAD(P)H-quinone oxidoreductase subunit M, whose translation MDNLMLLKSTTRHVRIFAAEMDKDELIPSNHVLTLDIDPDNEFNWNEDALQKVYRQFDQLVEASSGADLTDYNLRRIGSDLEHYLRSLLQKGEISYNLSSRVTNYSMGLPQVAASSNQ comes from the coding sequence ATGGATAACCTGATGCTGCTCAAGTCCACAACCCGTCATGTTCGCATTTTTGCGGCGGAAATGGACAAAGATGAACTGATTCCGAGTAATCATGTCTTGACACTAGATATTGATCCAGACAACGAATTCAACTGGAATGAAGATGCTCTGCAAAAAGTTTATCGCCAATTTGATCAACTGGTAGAAGCATCTAGTGGCGCGGATCTAACCGATTATAACTTACGCCGCATTGGCTCAGACTTGGAGCATTATCTGCGATCGCTTCTCCAAAAAGGCGAAATTAGCTATAATCTCTCCAGTCGGGTTACTAACTACAGTATGGGACTACCCCAAGTAGCAGCTAGTAGCAATCAATAA
- a CDS encoding protein phosphatase 2C domain-containing protein, whose amino-acid sequence MENDAVTLCCPNEYCQSANPLTHKFCQQCSTPLPKRYLWAVGDALDHYHPGSILADTSGQQSDASGGQSQRYLVINKSILLDIKPGLLPQIPELDDVDKIKPYLKLIPYRLHIPQVYGVFNLSNGQIKTEILLLERPPLIIDATITQANLCSTLDTVWSEASSIRQLHWLWQLANLWQPLAIEGVASSLIDPYVLRVEGVLIRLLELRFDGKNPPTLSQLGEFWRQLLKNTKPNIAPFVQQVCDLLIQGEINSSSQLIQILDQGLSQLEKFQTTTIKIYTKTDSGPSRPRNEDACYPCADTLINKPPQNNALAIVCDGIGGHEGGNVASNLAIETIKQQVKELTSLPDDYIDPSMLLSDLERAVATANDKISQRNDSENRQGRQRMGTTIVMALPVAHEMYITHVGDSRAYWITRHSCHQVTLDDDVACREVRLGYALYREALQHNGSGSLVQALGMGKSTSLHPTSQRFIIDEDAVFLLTSDGLSDFDRVEESWETEILPLLSGKTSIEDVAQRLIEVANTKNGHDNVTVALVHYDVKYSEPDIIITANIFNLLANTLLDPFADPVNGESFINNQKTQVIAENKNIKLSQVPLQLLIILGLTLFAGLLGYWFKLQLKSPTKIFSSPSPFSTQLPNLATPRTLQNLSTNWVIQANSPITVNNKTFPAESFFQVMEKKANPNAEDNPQVLLRVCKQSNSAPQTSKTVQLNFSELQNLAKDISILQSDQRSPCGQTTDN is encoded by the coding sequence ATGGAAAATGATGCGGTAACGCTCTGCTGCCCAAATGAATATTGTCAATCTGCTAATCCCCTCACCCACAAATTTTGCCAGCAGTGTTCCACACCCTTACCGAAGCGTTATCTCTGGGCTGTGGGAGATGCTCTAGACCACTATCATCCTGGATCTATCTTAGCTGATACCAGCGGACAGCAAAGCGATGCCAGCGGCGGGCAAAGCCAACGCTATTTAGTCATTAATAAATCTATACTTTTAGATATCAAACCTGGTTTATTGCCCCAAATACCTGAATTAGATGATGTAGATAAAATTAAACCTTATCTCAAACTAATTCCCTATCGTCTCCATATACCGCAAGTTTATGGAGTTTTCAATTTAAGTAATGGGCAGATCAAAACAGAAATATTACTATTAGAAAGACCACCATTAATAATTGATGCAACCATCACTCAAGCAAATCTATGCAGCACTTTAGATACTGTTTGGAGTGAAGCTTCATCAATTCGCCAACTTCATTGGTTGTGGCAATTAGCTAATTTGTGGCAGCCCCTAGCCATTGAAGGAGTAGCATCTAGCCTCATAGACCCCTATGTATTAAGAGTTGAAGGGGTACTAATTCGCTTACTGGAATTGCGTTTTGATGGCAAAAACCCACCGACATTATCCCAATTAGGAGAATTTTGGCGGCAACTACTCAAAAATACTAAACCAAATATTGCGCCATTTGTTCAACAAGTTTGTGATCTACTAATTCAGGGGGAAATTAACTCATCGAGCCAATTAATTCAAATTTTAGATCAAGGATTGAGCCAATTAGAAAAATTCCAAACAACTACTATTAAAATCTATACCAAAACAGACTCAGGCCCAAGCCGTCCACGCAATGAAGATGCTTGTTACCCCTGTGCGGATACTCTGATTAATAAACCACCTCAAAATAACGCCCTAGCCATTGTCTGTGATGGTATTGGTGGACATGAAGGCGGCAATGTGGCTTCTAACCTGGCAATTGAAACTATTAAGCAACAAGTCAAGGAACTGACTTCACTTCCTGACGATTATATAGATCCCTCAATGCTACTTTCTGATTTAGAACGAGCAGTAGCAACCGCTAATGACAAAATCAGCCAGCGCAACGATAGCGAAAATCGTCAAGGACGACAACGCATGGGAACAACCATTGTGATGGCTTTACCTGTTGCCCATGAAATGTATATTACCCATGTCGGTGATAGTCGTGCCTATTGGATTACTCGCCATAGTTGTCATCAAGTTACCTTAGATGATGATGTCGCGTGCCGTGAAGTCCGTTTAGGCTATGCTCTCTACCGAGAAGCATTGCAACATAATGGTTCAGGCTCATTGGTTCAGGCTTTGGGAATGGGTAAAAGTACCTCACTACATCCCACATCTCAACGCTTTATTATTGACGAAGATGCTGTTTTCTTGCTCACATCCGATGGCTTGAGTGATTTTGATAGGGTGGAAGAATCTTGGGAAACTGAAATATTACCCCTTCTCTCCGGGAAAACAAGTATAGAAGATGTTGCCCAAAGACTAATAGAAGTTGCCAATACTAAAAATGGACATGATAATGTCACTGTTGCTTTAGTACATTATGATGTTAAATACTCTGAACCAGATATAATAATTACAGCAAATATTTTTAACCTTTTAGCTAACACATTATTAGATCCATTCGCTGATCCGGTCAATGGTGAGAGTTTTATTAATAATCAGAAAACTCAAGTTATTGCCGAAAATAAAAATATCAAACTTTCCCAAGTACCATTACAGTTGTTGATTATTTTAGGATTAACGTTATTCGCAGGTTTATTAGGATATTGGTTTAAACTACAACTCAAATCACCAACAAAAATATTTTCATCTCCTTCCCCATTTTCTACTCAACTGCCAAATCTGGCTACACCAAGAACTTTACAAAATCTCTCGACTAATTGGGTAATTCAAGCTAATAGTCCCATAACTGTAAATAATAAAACTTTTCCGGCTGAAAGTTTTTTCCAAGTTATGGAGAAAAAAGCTAATCCTAATGCTGAAGATAATCCACAAGTGCTTTTGCGCGTCTGTAAACAATCCAATTCTG